The DNA region AGGGATGCGATACCCAACTCCCGGAAGTCCACCTGATCAAACGTTTTAAACCCTTTGTTGAAGATCATTTACCCGACCTGATTGGACATTCACGGGCACTGGTTGCCCACCCCTACACAGAAGCACCCTGTCCACGCGAATTGAATAAACCCGTCACATTAGCGGTTGGACCTGAAGGTGGATTTATCCCTTACGAAGTGGATATGCTCGTCCGCAACGGCTTTACGCCCATCACCCTGGGGCAGCGGATTTTGCGTGTCGAAACAGCCATTCCCTTTCTCTTAAGCCGCCTGTTTTAACAAAACAAGCCCATTGCGAAAAACAACAAAAAACGCACAAAACGTACATTTTTTATATTCACAAGCCTAATAAATAGTGCGAATATGCGGCGATAGTATTTATAAGACCCGCCATCATGAACCGCTTGATAACCGCCAGTGAGCTGAAACAACACATCAACAAAGGTGCGATTATTTTCGATTGCCGCTTCCGCCTGAACGATCCCGATTGGGGGCGCCAGGCTTATCGCCAAGGGCATATTCCCGGCGCTTTCTACCTGCATTTGAATGAAGATCTTTCATCACCGGTTCAAGCCCATGGCGGTCGCCATCCTCTTCCCCAATGGCAAACACTGGTTCACACACTGAACCGTGCAGGGGTTACACCACAATCCAGCATACTACTTTACGATGATGCGCGTTTTGCCTATGCAGCTCGCGCCTGGTGGTTATTAAAACAAATAGGATTGCACGATGTTGCATTGCTCGATGGTGGATTTGAAGCCTGGGTAGCCATGGGTGGAGCCCTGGACAGGAGAGAGCCCAATCCCAGGGCTGGCAATTTAAAAATAGCCTCAATCACGGCAGCCATACGTGAGCGTACCGACATTATTGCTAATGGCGATCAATATCTATTGATCGACTCTCGTGAACCCAAGCGCTATCGAGGCGAAGAAGAGCCTATCGATCCGGTTGCTGGCCATATCCCGGGAGCCTTGAATTTTCCATGGCAGGAGGTCACCGATGATAAAGGCTTTTGCAAACCTGTCGAGCAACAACAAGCTCGTTGGCAAACCGCCAATACATCAAAGGAGATTGTGGTCTACTGTGGCTCCGGCGTAACTGCTTGCGTTAATTTATTCTCCCTTGAGCTTGCTGGTATTCCCGCCACCCTCTATCCAGGAAGCTGGAGTGATTGGTGCAGTTATACAGACGCACCGATTGCTACAGCAGAATAAAAACCACTCTTCCCCTGAAAATAAAACGGAGGCAATTGCCTCCGTTTTATTTTGCATCAATGACTATTGCGCATATTCATACTCAATACGGACATCCCACGGATTACCATCATAATCATCCAGGTTGGAGCGGCCATGGTAGCGCATCAAATAACGGCCATTGGGATCGTAGGCGATGTAAATCGGGTCGGCAAACAGTGATGCAAAAGCACGCGCAGGAGCAATACGGAAATAAATCCAGTCCTTGCCATAATCCTTATCGTACGCGGGAGAATCCGTACCTTTAACCACACGAACCTCAAGAGCGATAGTTGTCATACGGATAGGATACGCAAGGTCAAAACGCAGACGCTTACCCGCAACCAGCTGATCCCAGTTCAATTGGATATAGGCATCAAAGCCGGCATCTATCACAACACGGGCATTATCAAACAGGGTCTTACTGTTATTCACCTTGCCCTTACGATAGTTCAGTATCAATCGGGGACCATCAAACTTGGCCGAGATCTGCTCGTTATCACGAATATCCGTGAAATCAAACTCCGGCTGGAATAAAGCCCCGTTATAAGTCAGCGTCTTACTGGCGAACCTGTCACCGCCAGGTGTCAGATAGTGGACACGAACCTGGCGGTTTTCATCAATATTGGTGTAAAGCTCACGATACACCAGCTCGCCATTAGCCAGGTTATAAGCACTGCCAGCGACAATGTAATTATCCTCAGCCGTCGCATAGGCTCCCATCAACAACATGGCAGCCATCACCAAGTTGCCCATCAGCTTCAGAATGTTTTTATCCATGCAATAACCTCAAATACCTCGATAATGTTAGATACAGAAACCTGTGCAAAGGTAAAAGCAGCAACCACATCAAAGCGATGACAGAGAAGAAGCTGCCAAAGTTCTGCATTACACGGTGCATGAATAAGCATACACCAGCTGCACATACCCAAACACAGTACACATCAACTTTAAGCCAGGGAAGGTAATTGTGAAAATAATGCGATGGTAGATTTACGGCTCTCTGCCAGATCCACCATCGGTGCCGGATATTGGAGACTGGAAAAAGACTTATCTGCACTTGGATTGTGAATATATTTGAGTGGTACATCAGCCAACTCCGGAATCCAGCTACGAATAAAATCACCCTGTGGATCAAACCGCTCTGATTGGCTAATAGGATTAAAAACCCTGAAATAGGGAGCCGCATCGGTTCCGGTTGATGCACTCCACTGCCAGCCACCATTGTTGGCCGCAAAATCGCCATCAATTAAGTGCTCCATAAAAAAGCGTTCACCAAGGCGCCAATCGATTTGCAGATTCTTTGTTAAAAACATGGCAACTACCATTCGCAAGCGATTGTGCATCCAACCGGTCATTACCAGTTGACGCATGGCAGCATCGACCAAAGGAATACCCGTATTGCCCTGACACCAGCGAGAAAATTGCTTTTTATCCTTCTTCCAGGGAAAAGCCTCTGTATGGACCTGCATAGCGCGATGTTTACAAACCTGGGGAAAATCGACAACAACATGCTGATAAAACTCGCGCCATATCAACTCGCTGATCCAGCAACTTGCGCCTGCATTAGACTCCCAGTCACCCTGTGTATAACAAAGCACAGAGGATATGGCCTGGCGAGGCGACAAAGAGCCTATTGCAAGGTAGGGAGACAGTGTTGATGTCCCCTGTAAGGCAGGAAAATCACGTTTATCCTGGTAGTGTGTTAACCCGGATTCAATAAAGGAATCCAGGCGCGCACAGGCTTCGTCTTCTCCCGCAGGCCATAAATGTTCAAGATCGCGCACACTGTGTTCGCCAAACAGACGGTTGATATCTGCCTGGGTAACAGGTTTTACAGGCATGGGCTGCGCTTGTTTATCAGGTAGGCCCAAGGGCTGCAAATGGAGGGGCATTACGGTTTGCAACCATTTGCGCTTAAATGCAGTAAAGACTTTATAGGGTTCGCCATTGCCTGTGCGAATCATCCCTGGAGGAACGATTACCCTGTCATGGCATCGTTTTACCAACACCCCCTGCGCTCGCAGCAATTGGTTGACTTGATGGTCCCTGGCCAGTTCATCCAGGGGATACTCTGCATTAAAGAAACACTTGTCGATATTATATTGGGTAACCAGTGCCGCTAACGCCGGCGCTATTTGCTCTGCCCGGTTAACAGCAATTAACCGCAGCGGAATATTCAACTGCGCAAGTTCACGTACAAGTACCAGCAGATGGCGTCGAATAAAATCAAGCCGTGCGGGTGCGATGGGAAATCGCCCCACATAAGCTTCACAATGCACATAAACGGCAAGAACACCCTGCTTTTCTTCGGCAGCTTTATACAGCGCCGGATTATCGCGCACACGCAAATCATTCCTAAACCAGACAAGGGCAGTCATTGGATATCCATTCTCCGTTTGAGGTGGTGAATCATACCGTCCGACACCGGAACATACTCATATCCGCAGCATAGATTTCCCTTAAGCCCTTCCAGCAATCCGGATTCAAAATGCAGATACAGCTTGCGCATGCGTTGAAGTAAATTAGACATAATCCGGCATTTCCCGAGAATAACAACTGGTATCAAGTGGACTCCACAATATGATTGCGAAGCCCTAATCGCTCAGGGTGTGGAGACCAGAATGTTTGCGATTTGAGATAGGGGTTATCCAATTTTCCCAAATGATGCCTGAGCAAGGTCAAGGGGACAATTAAAGGTACAAGGCCTTGCTGATACGAGTCTATTAATTGTGACAACTCCTGCTTTTCATGCGGTTTTAAAATGGTTTTTAAATAACCGCGCAAATGGGCCATCGCATTAGTATTGCCTTTGCGGCCTGCATGGTGAGCCAGCGCTTGCATAAATAACACCAAAAATTCACGGGAACTTACCTGGAGGTCTCGCCCAGCCAAATTGGACAGATAACGCCCAATCGTGAAATAGCTGGGCACATGATGTGCCATTACCTGATATTTATAGCGGGAGTAGAAATCGATCAGTTTTTTAGCCGTCGGAGCAGGCCCGACTGTCGTTTTGAAGTCATGATAGGCAAATACACGGGTTATAAAATTATCCCGCAATCCCGCATCCTTGAGACGTCCCGCTTCCTCTACCGGCAATAGTGGCATTAATTCCATTAATCGCCCTGCAAATGCCCCCCTACCCTGCGAATCCAGCGGAAAACCATTGGTACCATAGCGCTTTATGCCAAAGACACCACAACTGGGCGAGTTTTGCATAAAGACATAGCCACAAATGTCCGCCAACCCGGGAGCGATTTGCCCGGCGTATTCTATCAGGGGTTCCGTGACATCCAGTTCCGGATTTACGACTC from Cellvibrio japonicus Ueda107 includes:
- the phrB gene encoding deoxyribodipyrimidine photo-lyase codes for the protein MTALVWFRNDLRVRDNPALYKAAEEKQGVLAVYVHCEAYVGRFPIAPARLDFIRRHLLVLVRELAQLNIPLRLIAVNRAEQIAPALAALVTQYNIDKCFFNAEYPLDELARDHQVNQLLRAQGVLVKRCHDRVIVPPGMIRTGNGEPYKVFTAFKRKWLQTVMPLHLQPLGLPDKQAQPMPVKPVTQADINRLFGEHSVRDLEHLWPAGEDEACARLDSFIESGLTHYQDKRDFPALQGTSTLSPYLAIGSLSPRQAISSVLCYTQGDWESNAGASCWISELIWREFYQHVVVDFPQVCKHRAMQVHTEAFPWKKDKKQFSRWCQGNTGIPLVDAAMRQLVMTGWMHNRLRMVVAMFLTKNLQIDWRLGERFFMEHLIDGDFAANNGGWQWSASTGTDAAPYFRVFNPISQSERFDPQGDFIRSWIPELADVPLKYIHNPSADKSFSSLQYPAPMVDLAESRKSTIALFSQLPSLA
- a CDS encoding YbgA family protein — translated: MEPATKTSPSAKIPLGVSQCLLGDQVRYDGSHKRNRFLVETLGAYVEFRPFCPEVAIGLGVPRKPIRLMAIGGETRVRGVVNPELDVTEPLIEYAGQIAPGLADICGYVFMQNSPSCGVFGIKRYGTNGFPLDSQGRGAFAGRLMELMPLLPVEEAGRLKDAGLRDNFITRVFAYHDFKTTVGPAPTAKKLIDFYSRYKYQVMAHHVPSYFTIGRYLSNLAGRDLQVSSREFLVLFMQALAHHAGRKGNTNAMAHLRGYLKTILKPHEKQELSQLIDSYQQGLVPLIVPLTLLRHHLGKLDNPYLKSQTFWSPHPERLGLRNHIVEST
- a CDS encoding sulfurtransferase codes for the protein MNRLITASELKQHINKGAIIFDCRFRLNDPDWGRQAYRQGHIPGAFYLHLNEDLSSPVQAHGGRHPLPQWQTLVHTLNRAGVTPQSSILLYDDARFAYAARAWWLLKQIGLHDVALLDGGFEAWVAMGGALDRREPNPRAGNLKIASITAAIRERTDIIANGDQYLLIDSREPKRYRGEEEPIDPVAGHIPGALNFPWQEVTDDKGFCKPVEQQQARWQTANTSKEIVVYCGSGVTACVNLFSLELAGIPATLYPGSWSDWCSYTDAPIATAE